A region from the Deltaproteobacteria bacterium GWA2_45_12 genome encodes:
- a CDS encoding glutamine-hydrolyzing GMP synthase: MNKILILDFGSQYTQLIARRIREAAVYCEIHPCTVSFEFIQNFKADALVLSGGPASVLSKGSPKVDKRVFEMGLPILGICYGMQLMSFLLGGKVTKSKKREYGKAVIQLPEESSILFSKLPQESVVWMSHGDSIEALPPGFVPMAHTNNGILAAMMCKEKHFYALQFHPEVVHTEHGKTILSNFLFSIAGLKATWNMSSFLEVSLKNIRDTVLKDKVILGLSGGVDSSVAAVLAHQAIGDQLICIFINNGLLRKNEDKEVREVFAKHYHIKLHYVDASRLFLTALKGVSDPEKKRKIIGRVFVRVFEREAKKIKGAKFLGQGTLYPDVIESVSFKGPSAVIKSHHNVGGLPKKMGLKLLEPFRELFKDEVRQLGKVLGMPDDIIHRHPFPGPGLAVRILGTLTKDRLDILREADSIVMEEIRNAGWYSKIWQAFAVLLPIKSVGVMGDERTYENVCAIRAVTSQDGMTADWVPLPPEVLGRISNRIINEVKGINRVVYDISSKPPATIEWE; the protein is encoded by the coding sequence ATGAACAAAATTCTCATTCTCGATTTTGGTTCCCAATATACCCAATTAATCGCCCGGCGGATTCGTGAGGCCGCCGTTTATTGCGAAATTCATCCCTGCACCGTTTCTTTCGAATTCATCCAAAACTTCAAGGCCGATGCCCTTGTTCTTTCAGGGGGCCCGGCCAGTGTCTTGTCAAAAGGCTCTCCTAAAGTGGACAAGCGTGTATTTGAAATGGGGCTACCCATTCTGGGGATTTGTTACGGCATGCAACTGATGAGTTTTTTATTGGGTGGAAAAGTCACCAAATCAAAAAAACGGGAATACGGAAAAGCCGTCATCCAATTGCCCGAAGAAAGCTCGATTCTATTTTCAAAACTTCCACAAGAATCGGTGGTGTGGATGAGTCACGGCGATTCAATTGAAGCCTTGCCGCCGGGTTTTGTCCCCATGGCTCATACCAATAACGGCATTTTGGCCGCCATGATGTGCAAAGAAAAACATTTTTATGCCCTGCAATTTCATCCCGAAGTCGTTCATACCGAACATGGCAAAACCATTCTTTCCAATTTTCTCTTTTCCATTGCCGGCTTAAAAGCAACCTGGAACATGTCGAGCTTCCTTGAAGTTTCACTTAAAAATATAAGAGATACAGTTTTGAAAGATAAAGTTATTTTAGGTCTATCAGGTGGGGTTGATTCCTCCGTTGCGGCTGTATTGGCACACCAGGCTATTGGGGACCAGCTTATCTGTATTTTTATAAACAACGGGCTTCTCCGAAAAAATGAAGATAAAGAGGTAAGAGAAGTTTTTGCTAAACACTATCACATTAAATTACATTACGTGGATGCCAGTCGTCTGTTTTTAACGGCCCTTAAGGGAGTTTCTGACCCTGAAAAAAAACGCAAAATTATCGGCCGGGTTTTTGTGCGTGTGTTTGAGCGCGAAGCCAAAAAAATTAAGGGGGCCAAATTTTTAGGACAGGGCACGCTTTATCCCGATGTCATTGAAAGTGTTTCTTTTAAAGGCCCCTCGGCAGTAATCAAAAGCCACCATAATGTAGGGGGGCTCCCAAAAAAAATGGGGCTTAAACTTTTGGAACCCTTTCGCGAACTTTTTAAGGACGAAGTAAGACAACTGGGAAAAGTTTTGGGCATGCCCGATGATATTATCCATCGGCACCCCTTCCCAGGGCCGGGGTTGGCTGTTAGAATTTTGGGCACCCTAACCAAAGATCGCTTGGATATTTTGCGAGAAGCTGATTCCATTGTCATGGAAGAAATTCGCAATGCCGGTTGGTATTCTAAAATATGGCAGGCTTTTGCCGTCCTTTTGCCCATCAAGTCTGTGGGGGTGATGGGGGATGAACGTACTTATGAAAATGTCTGTGCCATTCGTGCTGTGACAAGCCAGGATGGAATGACAGCTGATTGGGTGCCCTTGCCACCGGAGGTTTTGGGCCGCATTTCAAACCGCATCATCAATGAAGTCAAGGGCATTAACCGTGTGGTTTACGACATTTCTTCAAAGCCCCCGGCGACCATTGAATGGGAGTGA
- a CDS encoding IMP dehydrogenase — translation MEKEFPKALTFDDVLLVPARSQILPKDADTKTKLTRNIELYIPLVSSAMDTVTEAGTAISMARHGGIGIIHKNMSIQKQALEVIKVKKSESGMVVDPLTIDPDSTVAQAVDLMKKYGISGLPVTKNKKLVGILTNRDLRFLKNIRQKVSQVMTKDNLVTVHEKVTLDQAKELLQKHRIEKLLVVDKSHNLKGLITVKDIEKTIKYPKAVKDSLGRLRVGAAVSVGEEGLERALELKAAGVDLVVVDTAHGHSEKVLQTVALLKKKMGNVDVVAGNIVTEEATRDLIEAGADAVKVGVGPGSICTTRIVSGVGVPQITAVQNCVKVAAKAKVPIIADGGIKYSGDVIKALAAGAHTVMLGSLLAGTDEAPGEIVLFQGRSYKVYRGMGSLGAMKEGSKDRYFQSDIIEESKFVPEGIEGRVPYKGPLEGSLYQLVGGIKSGMGYVGCSTIEEVHKKAQFVQITPSGLRESHVHDVIITKEAPNYNVG, via the coding sequence ATGGAAAAAGAGTTCCCCAAAGCTTTAACCTTTGATGACGTTCTCCTCGTCCCAGCGCGAAGCCAAATTCTGCCCAAAGACGCCGATACCAAAACCAAACTCACTCGTAATATTGAACTTTATATCCCCCTTGTTTCATCCGCCATGGATACAGTGACCGAAGCAGGAACAGCCATCAGTATGGCCCGGCATGGCGGCATTGGAATTATCCACAAAAACATGTCGATCCAGAAGCAGGCGCTGGAAGTCATCAAAGTCAAAAAATCAGAATCAGGCATGGTGGTAGATCCACTCACAATCGATCCGGACTCTACCGTAGCGCAGGCTGTGGATCTAATGAAGAAGTACGGTATTTCGGGATTGCCTGTGACGAAGAATAAAAAACTTGTCGGCATTTTGACCAATCGTGATTTGCGCTTTTTAAAAAACATCCGCCAAAAAGTTTCACAAGTGATGACCAAAGACAACCTTGTCACCGTCCATGAAAAAGTCACTCTCGACCAAGCCAAAGAACTTTTACAAAAACACCGTATTGAAAAACTCTTGGTCGTGGATAAGTCCCACAATTTAAAAGGTCTCATCACTGTCAAAGACATTGAAAAGACAATTAAATATCCCAAAGCCGTCAAAGACAGTTTAGGCCGCTTAAGAGTGGGCGCTGCAGTTTCTGTTGGGGAGGAAGGCCTGGAACGCGCCTTGGAGCTGAAGGCCGCGGGCGTTGATCTGGTGGTTGTCGATACAGCCCACGGGCATTCTGAAAAAGTTTTGCAAACAGTGGCCCTCTTAAAGAAAAAAATGGGCAACGTTGATGTTGTCGCCGGAAATATCGTTACCGAGGAAGCCACACGCGATTTGATCGAAGCTGGGGCTGATGCGGTTAAAGTAGGTGTGGGGCCGGGTTCCATTTGCACCACACGCATTGTAAGCGGTGTGGGTGTGCCTCAAATTACCGCCGTTCAAAACTGTGTGAAAGTGGCTGCCAAGGCCAAGGTGCCCATCATCGCCGATGGGGGAATTAAATATTCCGGGGACGTGATCAAGGCGCTGGCTGCCGGAGCGCATACGGTCATGCTTGGTTCGCTCTTGGCAGGCACGGATGAAGCTCCTGGCGAAATCGTCCTTTTCCAAGGACGCAGCTATAAAGTGTACCGTGGTATGGGGTCGCTTGGAGCGATGAAGGAGGGGAGTAAGGACCGTTATTTCCAGTCCGATATCATTGAAGAATCTAAATTCGTTCCTGAAGGTATTGAAGGCCGTGTTCCTTATAAGGGCCCGCTCGAAGGAAGTTTATATCAGCTGGTGGGTGGAATTAAATCTGGGATGGGTTATGTTGGGTGTTCAACGATTGAAGAAGTTCACAAAAAAGCCCAGTTTGTCCAAATTACTCCTTCGGGCTTGCGCGAATCGCATGTGCATGATGTCATCATCACCAAAGAAGCCCCTAATTACAATGTTGGGTAA
- a CDS encoding glutamyl-tRNA reductase, whose product MTLLLVGMNHKTAPVAIREKIAKEPRALEFFLNKIKKELSLTEIFGLSTCNRFEIVAVTQDASSPLNALKTFFAAETLQSLPEIEKFIYVHENTEAYRHLLRVASSLDSMVLGENQILGQFRDAYQSALDAETTGPILNRLLQKTLQFAKNVHSETCLGAGSVSVGSVAVELAEKIFDTLQNKKILLMGAGEIAELVLGALKARGVQNISITNRTFENATGLAKKFEANTKCFEDWPRWMEENDVVITSLAISSALIQEEHIKTIMGQRKNRPLFMIDLGLPRNISSQVYSTNNVYVYNIDDLKEVVDKTLSERLAVAEQVEALIEKETSQFWHSVLGTQVTITLLKQKCDQICAQELEKTFGRLKNLKEDEKESIRKGMDAVVSKILHDPILTLKNESLEAQGSLASSWLKKLFRLED is encoded by the coding sequence ATGACACTTCTTCTTGTCGGCATGAATCATAAAACGGCCCCCGTTGCTATTAGAGAAAAAATAGCCAAAGAGCCGCGCGCCCTGGAGTTTTTTTTAAATAAAATTAAGAAAGAACTCTCACTTACCGAAATTTTTGGCTTGTCGACCTGTAACCGCTTTGAGATCGTAGCAGTTACTCAGGATGCCTCATCGCCATTAAATGCCTTAAAAACCTTTTTTGCCGCCGAAACCTTGCAAAGCTTACCTGAAATAGAAAAATTTATTTATGTTCATGAAAATACCGAAGCCTACAGACATTTGCTTCGGGTTGCTTCAAGTTTAGATTCCATGGTGTTGGGTGAAAACCAGATTTTGGGCCAGTTTAGAGATGCCTACCAAAGCGCCCTGGATGCGGAAACAACCGGGCCCATCTTAAACAGGCTCCTTCAAAAAACCCTTCAATTTGCCAAAAATGTTCATTCTGAAACCTGCTTGGGAGCAGGCTCTGTTTCGGTAGGGTCGGTGGCTGTAGAATTGGCTGAAAAGATTTTTGATACACTTCAAAACAAAAAAATTCTTCTCATGGGAGCAGGCGAAATAGCCGAACTTGTCTTGGGGGCCTTAAAAGCCAGGGGAGTTCAAAATATCAGCATTACCAACCGCACCTTCGAAAATGCCACCGGACTGGCCAAAAAGTTTGAAGCCAATACCAAATGTTTTGAGGATTGGCCAAGATGGATGGAAGAAAACGATGTAGTCATTACTTCATTGGCGATTTCTTCGGCCCTTATTCAAGAAGAACACATCAAAACCATCATGGGCCAAAGAAAAAATAGGCCCCTGTTCATGATTGATTTGGGGTTGCCCCGCAATATTAGCTCACAGGTTTATTCCACCAATAATGTTTATGTATACAATATTGACGATCTAAAAGAAGTGGTCGACAAAACCCTTTCTGAACGTCTTGCGGTTGCCGAACAAGTCGAGGCGCTTATTGAAAAAGAGACTTCGCAGTTCTGGCATTCTGTGTTAGGCACTCAAGTCACAATTACACTTTTAAAACAGAAATGTGATCAAATTTGTGCTCAAGAACTTGAAAAAACCTTTGGCCGGTTAAAAAACCTGAAAGAAGACGAAAAAGAATCCATCCGAAAAGGAATGGATGCCGTGGTCAGTAAAATTTTGCATGACCCAATTTTAACCCTTAAAAACGAAAGCCTTGAAGCGCAAGGATCGTTGGCCAGTTCATGGCTTAAGAAACTGTTTCGATTGGAGGACTAA
- a CDS encoding thioredoxin encodes MASDFVKTATDDNFETEVLKSSKPSVVDFWAVWCGPCRALAPIIDELAETNASKVNVYKLNVDDNPNIASQYGIRGIPTLLFFKDGKMVQQQVGVVAKESLQKIIDQL; translated from the coding sequence ATGGCCAGTGATTTTGTCAAAACAGCAACCGATGATAATTTTGAAACCGAAGTTTTAAAATCAAGCAAACCGTCCGTCGTTGATTTTTGGGCTGTGTGGTGTGGCCCCTGCCGTGCCCTGGCCCCTATTATCGATGAACTGGCCGAAACCAATGCCAGCAAGGTCAATGTTTACAAATTAAATGTGGATGACAACCCCAACATCGCCTCCCAATACGGCATTCGAGGCATCCCTACCCTCTTATTCTTTAAGGATGGAAAAATGGTTCAACAGCAAGTGGGTGTTGTCGCTAAGGAGAGTTTGCAGAAGATTATAGATCAATTATAG
- a CDS encoding threonylcarbamoyl-AMP synthase gives MSKKIKSCRGVSPYALLSLDQAARLIKKGGVVAYPTETFYGLGADPKNKKALGRIYRIKGREKGKPVSIIISSLKELQNWVEQPGSSLRKLIKSVWPGRVTFIFKAKKNVNSILTAKTGTIGIRIPPHLKARQLAQKVGGAITATSANLSGLPSCFSAKEVWGQMGDKIDGIVRGRSCKPSKGSTIVDVSHIAVGAPLQPEAGPPLEDAAPLLIRQGDVPFKALVPTLQRGNV, from the coding sequence TTGTCGAAAAAAATAAAAAGCTGTAGGGGCGTATCGCCATACGCCCTTTTATCTCTCGATCAAGCCGCCCGCCTTATCAAAAAAGGCGGTGTGGTCGCTTATCCCACGGAAACTTTTTATGGGCTTGGGGCCGATCCCAAAAACAAAAAAGCACTTGGGAGAATTTACCGTATTAAAGGGCGCGAAAAAGGAAAACCCGTTTCAATCATTATTTCTTCCTTGAAGGAACTGCAAAATTGGGTAGAACAGCCAGGATCTTCTTTAAGAAAACTTATAAAAAGCGTGTGGCCGGGAAGAGTTACTTTTATTTTTAAGGCCAAAAAGAATGTGAACTCCATTCTTACGGCCAAAACGGGAACCATTGGCATTCGCATTCCTCCCCATTTAAAGGCAAGGCAATTAGCCCAAAAAGTGGGCGGAGCGATTACGGCCACCAGTGCCAATTTGTCGGGATTGCCTTCATGTTTCAGCGCCAAAGAAGTGTGGGGGCAGATGGGCGATAAGATTGATGGAATAGTAAGAGGAAGATCGTGCAAGCCATCAAAGGGTTCCACAATTGTGGATGTATCGCATATTGCTGTAGGGGCGCCGCTCCAGCCTGAGGCTGGTCCGCCTCTGGAGGATGCTGCGCCCCTACTCATACGCCAGGGTGATGTTCCGTTCAAAGCTCTCGTTCCCACGCTCCAGCGTGGGAACGTATGA
- a CDS encoding 5-(carboxyamino)imidazole ribonucleotide mutase, with the protein MTIQVGIVMGSESDLPTMGESKKVLAEFGVESEIKILSAHRTPKLAQEYAQTAISRGLQVIIAGAGMANHLAGSMAAHTLLPVIGVPVDGSALNGLDALLSTVQMPPGIPVACVAVGKAGAKNAGYLAAHILALKDEKIRKKLEEYRKKTEASIVEKNKKL; encoded by the coding sequence ATGACCATACAAGTTGGCATTGTGATGGGAAGTGAATCCGATCTTCCCACGATGGGAGAATCAAAAAAAGTTTTGGCTGAATTTGGTGTCGAATCTGAAATAAAAATTTTATCAGCTCATCGCACTCCTAAACTGGCCCAGGAATATGCTCAAACAGCCATAAGTCGCGGCTTGCAGGTCATTATTGCCGGTGCCGGAATGGCCAACCATTTGGCAGGCTCCATGGCAGCCCATACCCTACTTCCTGTGATAGGAGTCCCTGTAGATGGGTCCGCTTTAAATGGACTGGACGCGCTTCTCTCCACAGTGCAAATGCCGCCGGGTATTCCCGTGGCTTGTGTGGCTGTGGGGAAGGCCGGGGCCAAAAATGCCGGGTATTTGGCGGCACACATCCTTGCTTTAAAAGATGAAAAAATCAGAAAAAAATTGGAAGAATACCGCAAAAAAACAGAAGCCTCGATTGTCGAAAAAAATAAAAAGCTGTAG
- a CDS encoding phosphoribosylamine--glycine ligase: MKILVIGSGAREHALVWKISQSPLVKKIFCAPGNVGISKLAECVDLSADNIKGLLGWALKEKIDLTVVGPESPLSLGIVDEFERAGLAIFGPRKNAAILEASKCFTKEFCTQYDIPTAPYTFFYNATDAKAVLENRKDYPVVIKADGLAQGKGVIIAHNKKEAFKAVDSMLVHEKFGEAGKKIIVEDFMPGEEATFLALVDGLHFLPFESSQDHKRIFDDDKGPNTGGMGAYSPASLVTPAVYKKVVDQIIKPLLHGMNQEGRPYKGILYAGLMINKGEPRLVEFNCRLGDPEAEVVLFRLKTDLVPLMLAAIESRLENEKIEFTPHPAACVVLTSKGYPGEYEKGKTITGLDEEMEQTYVFHAGTRKDGNKITTSGGRVLAVTAQGKNLQAALDKAYKRVKQIKFEGMHYRKDIGKRGL; encoded by the coding sequence ATGAAAATTCTTGTCATTGGTTCAGGCGCTAGAGAGCATGCTCTTGTCTGGAAAATATCCCAAAGTCCCCTTGTAAAAAAAATTTTCTGTGCTCCCGGTAATGTGGGCATAAGCAAACTTGCCGAATGTGTGGACTTATCCGCTGACAATATCAAAGGACTGCTTGGATGGGCCTTAAAAGAAAAAATAGATTTAACTGTTGTGGGACCAGAGTCGCCTTTATCCCTTGGCATTGTTGATGAATTTGAACGCGCCGGCCTTGCTATTTTTGGCCCACGTAAAAACGCTGCCATTCTTGAAGCTTCAAAATGCTTCACCAAAGAATTTTGTACGCAGTACGATATTCCTACTGCCCCTTATACTTTTTTCTATAACGCAACCGATGCCAAAGCTGTTTTGGAAAACAGAAAAGATTATCCTGTGGTCATTAAAGCGGACGGTTTGGCTCAAGGAAAAGGGGTGATTATTGCCCACAACAAAAAAGAAGCTTTTAAGGCCGTCGATTCCATGTTGGTGCATGAAAAGTTTGGGGAAGCCGGCAAAAAAATTATCGTGGAAGATTTTATGCCGGGAGAAGAGGCCACCTTTTTGGCTTTGGTTGATGGGTTGCATTTTCTCCCCTTTGAATCATCCCAGGATCACAAGCGTATCTTTGATGATGACAAGGGGCCCAACACAGGGGGAATGGGTGCGTATAGCCCGGCTTCCCTTGTAACCCCGGCCGTTTATAAAAAAGTGGTTGATCAAATCATTAAACCCCTGCTTCATGGAATGAATCAGGAAGGGCGTCCTTACAAGGGAATTTTGTATGCTGGATTGATGATCAATAAAGGCGAACCCCGCCTTGTCGAATTTAACTGCCGCTTGGGCGATCCGGAAGCCGAAGTCGTGTTGTTCCGGTTAAAAACCGATTTGGTTCCCTTGATGTTGGCCGCCATTGAATCAAGACTTGAAAATGAGAAAATAGAATTTACACCTCATCCGGCTGCTTGTGTTGTTCTGACATCCAAAGGATACCCTGGTGAATACGAAAAAGGGAAAACCATTACGGGGCTTGATGAAGAGATGGAACAAACCTACGTATTTCATGCAGGGACAAGAAAAGATGGTAACAAGATAACCACAAGTGGGGGACGTGTTTTAGCCGTCACTGCCCAAGGAAAAAACCTTCAAGCAGCGTTAGACAAAGCCTACAAACGTGTGAAACAAATAAAGTTTGAAGGAATGCATTACCGGAAGGATATTGGTAAAAGAGGGTTGTAG
- a CDS encoding deoxyuridine 5'-triphosphate nucleotidohydrolase, with protein sequence MIQIFIKRLSQIKPELPLPFYQTSGSAGMDLMADIKDTVILEPGQRKLVPTGLAFSIPVGFEVQIRPRSGLAIKKGITLLNTPGTIDSDYRGEVQIILVNLGQDTVRIERGERIAQMIVAPIVQANLKEVDDLDSTTRGAGGFGSTGG encoded by the coding sequence ATGATCCAAATTTTCATCAAACGTTTAAGTCAAATCAAGCCCGAATTACCCCTTCCTTTCTATCAAACAAGCGGCTCCGCAGGCATGGATTTGATGGCCGACATCAAAGACACTGTCATTTTAGAACCCGGTCAGCGCAAACTTGTTCCTACGGGGCTGGCTTTTTCAATTCCTGTGGGTTTTGAAGTTCAAATCCGTCCTCGCAGTGGCTTGGCTATTAAAAAAGGAATCACTCTCCTTAACACACCTGGCACGATCGATTCCGACTACCGTGGCGAAGTTCAAATTATTCTCGTAAATTTAGGGCAGGACACCGTCCGCATTGAACGTGGCGAGCGCATTGCCCAGATGATTGTTGCCCCTATTGTGCAGGCAAATCTCAAAGAAGTGGATGACCTTGACTCGACGACACGCGGTGCGGGTGGTTTTGGAAGTACGGGGGGATGA
- a CDS encoding CDP-diacylglycerol--glycerol-3-phosphate 3-phosphatidyltransferase has translation MATQKQKIFNVPNILTLGRIATIPIIMGLLFLQMGQNTFEFNKTVALVSAILFILAGISDLVDGAYARKYGQVSLMGKFFDPMADKLIHLSVMILLIPLGRFPAWLAILHLFREIFVSGMRSVAAGEGLIISASKMAKKKTAWLNVGLAALLVHYDILGVSAYSFGWVCTAVGTFYSILSGVEYGILFFKEMKKK, from the coding sequence ATGGCAACTCAAAAACAAAAAATTTTTAATGTTCCAAATATCCTGACTCTGGGGCGTATTGCCACGATTCCCATTATTATGGGGCTCTTATTTTTGCAAATGGGGCAGAATACGTTTGAATTTAACAAAACGGTCGCCCTTGTTTCAGCCATTCTTTTCATTCTGGCCGGCATTTCAGACTTGGTGGATGGGGCCTATGCCCGCAAATATGGGCAAGTCAGCCTGATGGGAAAGTTTTTTGATCCCATGGCGGATAAGCTGATTCATTTAAGTGTCATGATATTACTTATTCCTCTCGGCCGTTTTCCTGCCTGGCTTGCCATTCTTCATTTATTCCGGGAGATTTTTGTTTCGGGCATGCGTTCAGTGGCCGCAGGTGAAGGGCTTATTATTTCGGCCTCAAAAATGGCCAAGAAAAAAACCGCCTGGCTCAATGTGGGCTTGGCCGCACTGCTTGTCCATTACGATATTCTGGGAGTCAGCGCCTACAGCTTTGGCTGGGTATGCACGGCTGTGGGCACCTTTTATAGTATTCTTTCAGGAGTTGAATACGGCATTTTGTTTTTTAAGGAAATGAAAAAGAAATAA
- a CDS encoding L-aspartate oxidase → MKTDILIIGSGIAGLSCALKLAKDFDVTIVTKKEAMEANTRYAQGGIASVMASNDDFQSHISDTLTAGAGLCHENVVHQIVCDGPRLVDELVNWGVSFARRENQKFDLGREGGHSRRRVLHAGDLTGNELESVLLEQVKKSSRIQILEHHIAIDLITSKKLAETPSNECLGVYVLSIKENIIKTIVAKKTILASGGAGKVYLYTSNPDVATGDGMAMAYRAGATLANLEFVQFHPTCLYTPSLGPKNFLISEALRGEGAQLKLKDGSSFMERHHPLKELAPRDIVARAIDFEMKKSGDDFIYLDISHKPSEFIKKRFSNIYTTCLKLGFDLTREPIPVVPAAHYFCGGVLTDLKGQSSLKNLYAIGETACTGLHGANRLASNSLLEAVAMADYASKDILTNTKEKILSDLPPWNPGKAKENKEEILITQNWDEIRRLMWNYVGIVRSNKRLTLAQKRMALLQEEIMDYYWSFKVTSNLIELRNLACMAELIIASALKRKESRGLHYNIDYPDPLESEKKDTIITYTGNS, encoded by the coding sequence TTGAAAACAGATATCCTCATCATCGGCAGTGGCATTGCGGGATTAAGCTGCGCTCTAAAGCTGGCCAAAGATTTTGATGTCACCATTGTCACCAAAAAAGAGGCCATGGAAGCCAATACACGGTATGCCCAGGGGGGTATTGCTTCTGTCATGGCTTCCAATGATGATTTCCAGTCGCACATAAGCGATACATTAACTGCAGGAGCCGGCCTGTGCCACGAAAATGTCGTTCATCAGATTGTCTGTGACGGTCCCCGCCTTGTTGATGAGCTTGTCAATTGGGGCGTCTCTTTTGCCCGCAGAGAGAACCAGAAATTTGATTTGGGTCGTGAAGGGGGGCATTCCAGGCGGCGTGTTTTACACGCGGGGGATCTTACAGGCAATGAACTTGAATCAGTCTTGCTGGAGCAGGTTAAAAAATCTTCCCGCATCCAAATTTTAGAACATCATATTGCCATCGATTTGATCACCTCAAAAAAACTTGCAGAAACCCCGTCTAATGAGTGTCTTGGGGTTTATGTTCTTTCCATCAAAGAAAATATCATCAAGACAATCGTGGCTAAAAAAACAATCCTGGCCAGTGGGGGGGCCGGAAAGGTTTATCTTTATACGAGCAATCCCGATGTTGCCACAGGCGATGGCATGGCCATGGCCTATCGCGCCGGAGCCACCTTGGCCAATCTCGAATTTGTCCAATTTCATCCCACTTGTTTATATACCCCCAGCCTTGGCCCCAAAAACTTTCTTATTTCAGAAGCCCTTCGTGGAGAAGGGGCCCAACTAAAGCTTAAAGATGGTTCCTCGTTCATGGAAAGACACCATCCCTTAAAAGAACTAGCCCCTCGCGATATTGTGGCCCGTGCCATCGATTTTGAAATGAAAAAAAGCGGGGATGATTTTATTTATTTAGACATTTCGCACAAGCCTAGTGAATTCATCAAAAAAAGATTTTCTAACATTTATACAACCTGTCTCAAACTTGGTTTTGACCTGACCCGTGAACCAATCCCCGTTGTTCCTGCAGCCCATTATTTTTGTGGTGGCGTGTTGACCGATTTAAAGGGGCAAAGCAGCCTTAAAAATCTCTATGCCATTGGAGAAACGGCTTGCACTGGTTTACACGGAGCCAATCGGCTTGCTTCAAACTCCCTTTTAGAAGCTGTAGCCATGGCCGATTACGCCTCAAAAGACATTCTCACAAATACCAAAGAAAAGATTTTGTCGGATTTACCCCCATGGAACCCGGGCAAGGCCAAAGAGAATAAGGAGGAAATTCTTATCACCCAAAACTGGGATGAAATACGAAGGCTCATGTGGAATTATGTGGGGATTGTCCGATCAAACAAACGACTGACTTTGGCTCAGAAAAGAATGGCGCTCTTACAGGAAGAAATCATGGATTATTATTGGAGCTTTAAGGTGACTTCTAATTTAATTGAATTACGAAACCTAGCCTGCATGGCCGAACTTATTATTGCGTCGGCCCTCAAGCGGAAGGAATCACGCGGACTTCATTATAATATTGATTACCCTGATCCTCTTGAATCGGAGAAGAAGGATACGATCATTACTTACACGGGCAATTCGTGA